In Polaribacter sp. L3A8, a genomic segment contains:
- a CDS encoding TonB-dependent receptor, with the protein MKKITFFLFLFTSILVNAQTFTLNGKVVDENNDSLPGATILVQETKKGTSTDFDGKFSVSLLKGDYTIQVSFIGYKTVYKTVTLTKNDTIAFSLVPNATLLEEILVSATRANDQSPFVFTNIKKETLESANLGQDLPILLDQLPSVVTTSDAGAGVGYTGIRVRGSDATRVNVTINGIPYNDSESQGTFWVNMPDFTSSVEDIQLQRGVGTSTNGSGAFGASLNIKTLTPSKVGYAKTSHSVGSFNTRKHNVSVGSGIKNNFYVEARLSSIQSDGYIDRASADLSSYYTEAGFLNDKTSIKAVIFGGKEITYQSWYGTPEAVVKNDRDGIQGFIDRNFPSTDEEQNLLNSGRTYNFYTYDNQVDNYEQTHYQLHLSHKFTDYFSANISSNLTKGKGYFEQYKDGEELGDYFPTNANASDEGDVIRRRWLDNDFYAFVYTLNYKKDNFNIYLGGGYNSYKGDHYGEIIWDSFKTAIPIRSNYYFSYGKKKSFNTYFKVEYDITSNLFALLDLQYRTVNYESLGTSSDLLNINVDEKYNFFNPKFGLTYYINKNNSIYGSYAVGNREPNRDDLTKNPVLPKSERLHDFEFGYKLKKKDYYFNANLYYMNYTDQLVLTGDLDDVGDPIRQNVSDSYRLGIELQLGYKLSEKFRVDFNATFSKNKIDEFDYVVYDTQHDANFKTVSYTPIVTTFKDTDISFSPNTIFASTLTYSPFKNGKISLLSKYVGKQFLDNTANNSKSIDSYFVNNLNLSYKLQPKWIDEIGFNLLVNNIFNNEYVSNGYTYSYFYRPENSNNNAITENFYYPQATRNFLVGLTLKF; encoded by the coding sequence ATGAAAAAAATTACTTTTTTTTTATTCTTGTTTACAAGCATTCTTGTAAACGCCCAGACATTTACACTTAACGGAAAAGTGGTAGATGAAAACAATGATTCTTTACCAGGAGCAACTATTTTGGTACAAGAAACTAAAAAAGGAACCTCAACAGATTTTGATGGAAAGTTTAGTGTAAGTCTTCTTAAAGGAGATTATACCATTCAGGTTTCTTTTATAGGTTATAAAACTGTTTATAAAACAGTTACTTTAACCAAAAATGATACAATTGCGTTTTCTTTAGTACCAAATGCTACTCTTTTAGAAGAGATTTTGGTTTCTGCAACTAGAGCAAATGATCAGTCTCCTTTTGTATTTACCAACATTAAAAAAGAAACTTTAGAATCTGCTAATTTAGGTCAGGATTTACCTATTTTATTAGACCAACTTCCTTCTGTAGTAACTACTAGTGATGCCGGTGCTGGAGTTGGTTATACAGGAATTAGAGTTCGTGGAAGTGATGCAACTAGGGTTAATGTAACAATTAATGGAATTCCTTATAATGACTCTGAAAGTCAAGGAACTTTTTGGGTTAACATGCCAGATTTTACAAGTTCTGTAGAAGATATTCAATTGCAGCGAGGTGTAGGAACTTCTACAAATGGATCTGGTGCTTTTGGTGCAAGTTTAAATATAAAAACATTAACTCCTTCTAAAGTTGGTTATGCCAAAACATCACATTCTGTTGGAAGTTTTAACACTAGAAAACACAATGTTAGCGTTGGTTCTGGAATTAAAAACAATTTTTATGTTGAAGCTAGATTATCTAGTATACAAAGTGATGGATATATTGATAGAGCCAGTGCAGATTTAAGTAGTTACTATACTGAAGCTGGATTTTTAAATGATAAAACTTCTATAAAAGCCGTCATATTTGGTGGTAAAGAAATAACCTATCAATCTTGGTATGGGACTCCTGAAGCTGTTGTAAAAAATGATAGAGATGGCATTCAAGGTTTTATAGATAGAAATTTTCCAAGTACTGATGAAGAACAAAACTTATTAAATTCTGGTAGAACTTATAATTTTTACACGTATGATAATCAGGTTGATAATTATGAACAAACTCATTATCAATTACATTTATCACACAAGTTTACAGATTATTTTTCTGCTAATATTTCTAGTAATTTAACCAAAGGTAAAGGTTATTTTGAGCAATATAAGGACGGTGAAGAACTAGGAGATTATTTTCCTACAAATGCAAATGCATCAGATGAAGGAGACGTAATAAGAAGACGTTGGTTAGATAATGACTTTTACGCATTTGTTTATACTCTAAATTATAAGAAAGATAATTTTAATATCTATTTAGGTGGGGGCTACAATTCTTATAAAGGAGATCATTATGGAGAAATAATTTGGGACTCTTTTAAAACTGCAATTCCAATTAGAAGTAACTATTATTTTAGTTATGGTAAAAAGAAAAGTTTTAACACCTATTTTAAAGTAGAATATGATATTACATCAAATTTATTTGCCTTATTAGATTTACAGTATAGAACTGTTAATTATGAGTCTTTAGGTACAAGTTCTGACTTATTAAATATAAACGTTGACGAAAAATATAATTTTTTTAATCCTAAATTCGGTTTAACATATTACATCAATAAAAACAATAGTATTTACGGTTCTTATGCCGTTGGTAACAGAGAGCCAAATAGAGATGATTTAACTAAAAATCCTGTTTTACCAAAATCAGAAAGGTTACATGACTTTGAATTTGGTTACAAGTTAAAAAAGAAAGACTACTACTTTAATGCGAACTTGTATTACATGAATTACACAGATCAGTTAGTGCTAACTGGAGATTTAGATGATGTTGGTGATCCAATTAGACAAAATGTTTCTGATAGTTACAGATTAGGAATTGAGTTACAGTTAGGTTATAAATTATCTGAAAAATTTAGAGTAGACTTTAATGCTACATTCAGTAAAAATAAAATTGATGAATTTGATTATGTTGTTTATGACACCCAACATGATGCTAATTTTAAGACTGTTTCTTATACCCCAATTGTAACCACATTTAAAGATACAGATATTTCTTTTTCTCCAAATACAATCTTTGCAAGTACTTTAACTTACTCTCCATTTAAAAATGGAAAGATCTCTTTATTAAGTAAATATGTTGGAAAACAATTTTTAGATAATACGGCCAACAACAGTAAAAGTATTGATAGCTATTTTGTAAATAATCTAAATCTTTCATACAAATTGCAACCAAAATGGATAGATGAAATAGGATTCAATTTACTTGTTAATAACATATTTAACAATGAATATGTTTCAAATGGTTATACTTACAGTTATTTTTATAGACCAGAAAATTCTAATAACAACGCAATAACAGAAAATTTTTATTACCCACAAGCAACTAGAAATTTCTTAGTTGGCCTTACTTTAAAGTTTTAA
- a CDS encoding sigma-70 family RNA polymerase sigma factor translates to MRQLKIVKQVTNRDAKSLEKYFQEISKIGLITADEEVELALKIKKGNNRALDKLVTANLRFVVSVAKQYQGQGLKLSDLINEGNLGLVKAAKRFDETRGFKFISYAVWWIRQSIMSALAEQSRIVRLPLNKIGSINKIRKIYDRLEQNEQRMPTNKEIAKQLDMTETEVAQSLKNSGRHVSMDAPFKEGEDSNLYNLIQSDDSPRPDKNLMTQSLSIEINRALDTLSSKEAKVIKMFYGINLPAPCSLTEIGEIFDLSRERVRQVKQKAIRRLQHRSKTHLLKTYLG, encoded by the coding sequence ATGAGACAACTTAAAATTGTAAAGCAAGTAACCAATCGTGACGCCAAATCTTTAGAAAAATATTTTCAAGAAATCAGTAAAATTGGTCTTATTACTGCTGATGAAGAAGTAGAACTAGCTTTGAAAATAAAAAAAGGGAACAATAGAGCGTTGGATAAACTTGTTACTGCAAATTTAAGATTTGTTGTTTCTGTTGCAAAACAATACCAAGGTCAGGGTTTAAAACTGTCTGATTTAATTAATGAAGGTAATTTAGGTTTGGTAAAAGCTGCAAAACGTTTTGATGAAACAAGAGGTTTTAAGTTTATTTCTTATGCTGTTTGGTGGATTCGTCAATCTATTATGTCTGCCTTGGCAGAACAATCTCGTATTGTACGTTTGCCTTTAAATAAAATTGGTAGCATTAATAAAATACGTAAAATATATGATCGTTTAGAACAAAACGAACAACGTATGCCTACTAATAAAGAAATAGCAAAACAGTTAGACATGACAGAAACTGAAGTTGCTCAGTCTTTAAAAAACTCTGGAAGACACGTTTCTATGGATGCACCGTTTAAAGAAGGAGAAGATTCTAATTTATACAATCTAATACAGTCTGATGATTCTCCTAGACCAGATAAAAACTTAATGACACAATCTTTATCAATTGAAATAAACAGGGCTTTAGACACGCTTTCTAGTAAAGAGGCTAAAGTGATAAAAATGTTTTATGGCATTAATCTTCCTGCTCCTTGTAGCTTAACCGAAATTGGAGAAATTTTTGACCTTTCTAGAGAAAGAGTGAGACAGGTAAAACAAAAAGCAATTAGACGCTTACAACATCGATCTAAAACACATCTTTTAAAAACATATTTAGGGTAA
- a CDS encoding DUF3857 domain-containing protein, whose amino-acid sequence MKIKISLLVALLFTFQIAVAQETLFFKSYDWETTPNYTVEKGSTEDMIAVKEKIVTEFTFDKEDLVEYFLEHKVLWLNSDDAIEEYNKIYLPFSAGAELQINKARVITPEGKIINLDQSKILTAEDEETGSTYKYFALEGIIKGSFIEYMYVVKRAPSYTGERMYIQDAYYKENVEFDLFSPSNLLFKFKSYNNVPDVDTDTFSTHKIHYKLYVAKVPKLENEYQAPYNASRGFIVYKMDKNTNNMDVDVISYGNIAHNLYTSYYPEYSEKTTGLLNDFIKELDLPKKADEETIVRKLDYYIKATVYSQDIYGDDLENLDLILAQQVANETGVIKLYIAVLRTLNIAHELVITSDRNEIKFDPEFESTNFLTDFLLYFPASDKYLSPNASGTRFGFPLPYVTDNYGLFLKEVVVGDQKSVTGKIKYIEPVKADKIADVMKVTIDFDKDNLTENTVHLDRAFSGYYAMNIQPFMHLIQGKEARNDLVDSFVESATPEFEIKSRKLINDDAELFGVKPLQVIVDFTTEGFVEKAGRKYLFKLGDLIGQQLEMYQEKQRVLPLEGQFHRSYFRTLTLHIPKGYKITNLEDIIIDNSYVKDGKELFSFKSSYQLKGNTLTVTADEHYRENNIEVAMYEEYRTVINSAADFNKIVLLLEPIK is encoded by the coding sequence ATGAAGATTAAAATTAGCTTATTAGTTGCCTTGTTATTTACTTTTCAGATTGCAGTAGCGCAAGAAACTCTTTTCTTTAAAAGTTACGATTGGGAAACAACTCCTAATTATACCGTAGAAAAAGGAAGTACAGAAGATATGATTGCTGTAAAAGAAAAAATAGTTACAGAATTTACTTTTGATAAGGAAGATTTAGTAGAATATTTTTTAGAGCACAAAGTGTTGTGGTTAAATTCTGATGATGCGATTGAAGAATATAACAAAATTTATTTACCATTTTCTGCGGGTGCCGAATTACAAATAAATAAAGCAAGAGTAATTACTCCAGAAGGCAAAATAATCAATTTAGATCAATCTAAAATACTAACGGCAGAAGATGAAGAGACAGGAAGTACTTATAAATATTTTGCTTTAGAAGGGATTATAAAAGGCAGTTTTATTGAGTATATGTATGTGGTAAAAAGAGCACCAAGTTATACAGGAGAAAGAATGTACATTCAAGATGCATACTATAAAGAAAATGTAGAATTCGATTTATTTTCACCAAGTAATTTATTGTTTAAATTTAAGAGTTATAATAATGTACCAGATGTTGATACAGATACTTTTAGTACCCATAAAATACATTATAAATTATATGTTGCTAAGGTGCCAAAATTAGAAAATGAATACCAAGCGCCTTATAATGCATCCAGAGGATTTATTGTTTATAAAATGGATAAAAACACCAACAATATGGATGTTGATGTTATTTCTTATGGTAACATCGCTCATAATTTGTATACCTCTTATTATCCAGAATATTCAGAAAAAACAACTGGTTTACTTAACGATTTTATAAAAGAATTAGACCTTCCGAAAAAAGCAGATGAAGAAACAATTGTAAGAAAATTAGATTATTACATAAAAGCAACGGTGTATTCTCAAGATATTTATGGTGATGATTTAGAAAATTTAGATTTAATTTTAGCCCAACAAGTGGCGAATGAAACTGGAGTTATAAAATTATATATCGCTGTTTTAAGAACTTTAAATATAGCGCATGAATTGGTGATTACCTCAGATAGAAATGAAATAAAGTTCGATCCAGAATTTGAGTCGACTAATTTTTTAACGGACTTTTTACTATATTTCCCTGCTTCTGATAAATATCTGTCACCAAATGCATCAGGAACAAGGTTTGGTTTCCCGTTGCCTTATGTAACCGATAATTATGGATTGTTTTTAAAAGAAGTGGTTGTTGGAGATCAGAAATCGGTAACTGGGAAAATTAAATATATAGAACCTGTAAAAGCGGATAAAATTGCAGATGTTATGAAAGTAACAATCGATTTTGATAAAGACAATTTAACAGAAAACACGGTTCATTTAGACAGAGCTTTCAGCGGATATTATGCTATGAATATTCAACCTTTTATGCATTTAATTCAAGGTAAAGAAGCTAGAAATGATTTAGTAGATAGTTTTGTAGAAAGTGCAACACCAGAGTTTGAAATTAAAAGTAGAAAACTAATAAATGACGATGCTGAATTGTTTGGTGTAAAGCCCTTACAAGTTATTGTAGATTTTACAACAGAAGGATTTGTAGAAAAAGCAGGCAGAAAATACTTATTTAAGTTGGGCGATTTAATTGGACAACAATTAGAAATGTATCAAGAAAAGCAACGAGTGTTGCCTTTAGAAGGTCAGTTTCATAGGAGTTATTTTAGAACGCTAACACTTCATATCCCTAAAGGATATAAAATAACCAATTTAGAGGATATCATTATTGATAATTCGTATGTGAAAGATGGCAAAGAATTATTCTCTTTTAAATCTTCTTACCAATTAAAAGGAAATACGTTAACTGTTACTGCCGATGAGCATTATAGAGAAAACAACATAGAAGTAGCTATGTATGAAGAATATAGAACGGTAATTAATAGTGCTGCAGATTTTAATAAAATAGTATTGTTGTTAGAACCTATAAAGTAG
- a CDS encoding transglutaminase-like domain-containing protein codes for MKIYKLSLIAFFLFIVTSLNAQYSAEYLKYHKLHPEAARTRLLQETIITIEVINDSLQINQAFIEEDLYLNDAATYNSKNTLNFSTFFELNKIEASSFSYENNKYVENKVEKFTEKDELNQSFHDDSKLLNFVYSNLKKGSKSILKYSQKIKNPRFLTPFYFGDYFPVQKNKVTIIVDENVHLEFKKFNISDTEIEFTEAKKGDKVIYTWILNNQPEYDFEANTPSYKTILPHIVPIITSYKIKGKNSKLLGKVSDLYNWYYSLVENVNTEAPNTELVALVARITEDKKNDLEKVKAIYYWTQQNIKYIAFEYALGGFIPRESNEVFRKKYGDCKDNSSILYRMLEIAGVKGNLTWIGTRSIPYTYDEVPTPVVDNHMILSYENNGKTYYLDATGRYIKFGMPTSFIQGKEALVGYGKDFKIKKVPIVAAKENAIIDVTDIKIENGRVIGSSKTEISGYPKIDIFHSLETGNTETKLKKFYNSVFQKGNNTFLISDFKETNKYHYDDNFIVDYDFKIKNYAKNLGDEIYINLNLNKDISIYKTDKNRKNSIEYDYKKFFSYTTTLEVPKGYVVDYVPEDVKVSNDLLTCKISYQANGNEVVYAQEIELNFLVLSLDQQKEVNTAIKKIERNYKEIVVLKKE; via the coding sequence TTGAAAATTTATAAATTAAGTTTAATTGCGTTCTTTTTATTTATTGTTACAAGCTTAAACGCTCAGTATTCTGCTGAGTATTTAAAGTATCACAAGCTGCATCCAGAAGCGGCAAGAACACGTTTACTACAAGAAACTATTATTACGATAGAAGTTATTAATGATAGTTTACAAATCAATCAAGCGTTTATAGAAGAAGACTTGTATTTAAATGATGCTGCAACTTATAATTCTAAAAATACACTAAACTTTTCTACATTTTTTGAATTAAATAAAATAGAAGCATCCTCTTTTTCTTATGAGAATAACAAATATGTAGAAAATAAAGTAGAAAAGTTTACGGAGAAGGATGAATTAAATCAGTCTTTTCATGATGATTCTAAGTTGTTAAATTTTGTGTATTCCAATTTGAAAAAAGGATCAAAATCGATTTTAAAATATTCTCAGAAAATTAAAAATCCCCGTTTCTTAACCCCTTTTTATTTTGGTGATTATTTTCCTGTTCAAAAAAACAAAGTCACCATTATTGTTGATGAAAACGTGCATTTAGAATTCAAGAAATTCAATATTTCTGATACAGAAATTGAGTTTACAGAAGCTAAAAAAGGAGATAAGGTAATTTATACTTGGATATTAAACAACCAACCAGAATATGATTTTGAGGCAAATACACCAAGTTACAAAACCATTTTACCTCATATTGTTCCTATCATTACTTCTTATAAAATTAAGGGTAAAAACAGTAAGTTGTTAGGCAAAGTATCCGATCTGTACAATTGGTATTATTCTTTGGTAGAAAATGTAAATACAGAAGCACCAAATACCGAATTGGTAGCTTTAGTTGCTAGAATTACTGAGGATAAAAAAAACGATTTAGAAAAGGTAAAAGCCATTTATTATTGGACACAGCAAAACATAAAATACATTGCTTTTGAGTATGCATTAGGTGGTTTTATTCCGAGAGAATCTAACGAGGTATTTAGAAAAAAATATGGCGATTGTAAAGACAATTCTAGTATTCTTTATAGAATGTTAGAAATTGCAGGTGTGAAAGGAAATTTAACTTGGATTGGTACAAGAAGTATTCCGTATACGTATGATGAGGTGCCAACACCTGTTGTAGACAATCACATGATTCTCTCTTATGAGAACAACGGAAAAACCTATTATTTAGATGCAACAGGTAGGTATATAAAATTTGGTATGCCAACTTCTTTTATTCAAGGAAAAGAAGCATTGGTGGGGTATGGAAAAGATTTTAAAATTAAAAAAGTACCAATTGTTGCGGCTAAAGAAAATGCAATTATAGATGTAACCGATATCAAAATTGAAAACGGCAGGGTTATTGGTTCTTCTAAAACCGAGATTTCTGGATATCCAAAAATCGATATTTTTCATAGTTTAGAAACAGGAAATACAGAAACGAAGTTAAAGAAATTTTATAATAGCGTGTTCCAAAAAGGGAACAATACCTTTTTAATAAGTGATTTTAAAGAGACAAATAAATATCATTACGATGATAATTTTATTGTAGATTATGATTTTAAGATTAAAAATTATGCTAAAAATTTGGGTGATGAAATTTACATCAACCTAAATTTGAATAAAGATATTTCTATTTATAAAACAGATAAAAACAGAAAAAACTCCATAGAATACGATTATAAAAAATTCTTTAGTTATACAACTACATTAGAAGTTCCGAAAGGTTATGTGGTAGATTATGTGCCTGAAGATGTAAAAGTATCTAATGATTTACTGACTTGTAAAATTAGTTATCAAGCAAACGGTAATGAGGTTGTCTATGCCCAAGAAATCGAATTAAATTTCTTAGTTTTATCTTTAGATCAACAAAAAGAAGTAAATACAGCGATTAAAAAAATTGAAAGAAATTATAAAGAAATTGTCGTTTTAAAAAAAGAATAA